A window of the Henckelia pumila isolate YLH828 chromosome 3, ASM3356847v2, whole genome shotgun sequence genome harbors these coding sequences:
- the LOC140886539 gene encoding protein CURVATURE THYLAKOID 1A, chloroplastic-like has translation MAAASSTSMAATAVFMHRLPATKPAAHGPTLPLRRIPTSAQLNQIMGSRRSSQLRVRASSSDESSPIDANELVTDLKEKWDAVEDKSTVLLYGGGAVVALWLASTVVGAINSVPLLPKLLELVGLGYTGWFVYRYLLYKSSRKELVEDIEAIKKRISGVE, from the exons ATGGCAGCGGCATCCTCCACTTCCATGGCGGCCACCGCCGTCTTCATGCACCGCCTACCCGCCACCAAGCCGGCAGCTCACGGCCCCACCCTGCCTCTCCGCCGTATCCCTACCTCCGCTCAATTGAACCAGATTATGg GGTCCAGGAGGTCTTCTCAACTCCGTGTCAGGGCTTCTTCCTCCGACGAATCTTCCCCAATTGATGCCAACGAATTAGTCACAGACCTAAAAGAGAAG TGGGATGCTGTTGAAGACAAGTCCACTGTACTTCTTTATGGAGGTGGTGCCGTTGTAGCTCTTTGGTTGGCTTCCACTGTTGTTGGCGCCATCAACTCAGTCCCTTTG CTTCCAAAGCTCCTGGAGTTGGTTGGTCTTGGATACACCGGATGGTTCGTGTACCGTTACCTTCTTTACAAG TCAAGCAGAAAAGAACTGGTGGAAGACATCGAAGCAATAAAGAAGAGGATTTCTGGAGTTGAATAA
- the LOC140888653 gene encoding protein FAR1-RELATED SEQUENCE 5-like has product MIDKLPIVFADLMGDNIEDVEVVNSEFLIPENVEVLSTNSIVDQLKSKLLVGQVVKSVEDTYLLYCNYAHAKGFSVKKGDQRYFPGSTELQSKEFECSCEVDQRHLLRSSRNISHAQKSTLEALVNVGISVANVVSYMENEAQGPQNLSFTRKDVYDHLGRIRKHTKVENGDASALLHHFINKANKESNFYWNVQLDDENRVMNFFFRNSRCQVDFDYFGDILSFDTTYRTNRYNLVCAPFVGINHHKQNVMFGLAFMSDETESSFEWLFKTYLEYMNGKQPETIFTDQFQAMMNAIRTVFPLSHHRLCQWHINQNAPSHFESLNGDSRLKRLWNKCMSHCESEEEFEGTWKIMIQEYNLTDHKWLNNMYGLRYKWAIAFSNHKFSSGLLATSRSEVTNALLKRLGNSVISLYDFVLNYEKIQAGWRDKEKVEDTRCHHTKAPMMLKNNPLLTFAADFYTHTVYKLFELELINSLNMRFIKIHSELSDISLEFKVTSHDENSRVRHVIFNKETLEVNCSCKKFESVGILCKHILLIFNFMNLNFLPKPYLKERWMKKSRNRIPENFALYESGNKSRSVRESDIVFVNQIMRSTYALSMRCQGHEISRSKLTEILDGAREQIDDLFQNHNLEDPKVCKEGVHEDINLLDDMLVRNPPQVKSKGITNKNIQRHWDDKSKKKKKEREKLINQMQKEQKPKDKAHNPLNS; this is encoded by the exons ATGATTGACAAGTTGCCCATTGTCTTTGCTG ATTTGATGGGAGACAACATTGAAGATGTTGAAGTTGTAAATTCAGAATTTTTGATTCCTGAGAATGTTGAGGTGCTATCTACCAACTCTATTGTAGATCAATTGAAAAGTAAACTACTTGTTGGACAAGTAGTCAAAAGCGTTGAAGATACATATTTACTTTATTGCAATTATGCTCATGCTAAAGGCTTCAGCGTTAAAAAAGGTGATCAACGCTACTTTCCTGGCAGTACTGAATTGCAATCTAAGGAGTTTGAGTGTTCATGTGAAG TTGATCAAAGACATCTGTTGAGATCATCAAGGAATATTTCTCATGCTCAGAAATCCACTTTAGAAGCATTGGTGAATGTTGGGATATCTGTTGCTAATGTTGTGTCTTATATGGAAAATGAAGCACAAGGACCACAAAATTTGAGCTTTACTCGAAAAGATGTATATGATCACCTTGGTCGTATAAGAAAACATACGAAAGTTGAAAATGGGGATGCTTCTGCCTTACTTCATCACTTCATTAATAAGGCAAATAAGGAGTCAAATTTTTATTGGAATGTGCAATTAGATGATGAAAATAGGGTCATGAATTTCTTTTTCAGGAATTCGAGATGTCAAGttgattttgattattttggtgATATTTTGTCATTTGACACCACTTATCGAACCAATCGTTACAATTTGGTGTGTGCGCCTTTTGTTGGAATTAATCATCATAAACAAAATGTAATGTTTGGCTTGGCATTTATGTCGGATGAAACTGAGAGTTCATTCGAATGGTTGTTTAAAACTTATCTTGAGTATATGAATGGAAAACAACCTGAAACAATTTTTACTGACCAATTCCAAGCCATGATGAATGCAATTAGAACAGTATTTCCATTGTCACACCATCGGTTATGTCAATGGCATATCAATCAAAATGCTCCATCACACTTTGAAAGTTTGAATGGTGATTCGAGACTTAAAAGATTATGGAATAAATGCATGAGTCATTGCGAATCTGAAGAGGAATTTGAAGGTACGTGGAAGATTATGATTCAGGAATACAATCTCACTGATCATAAATGGTTAAATAATATGTATGGATTGAGATACAAGTGGGCTATTGCATTCAGCAATCACAAGTTTAGTTCTGGGCTTTTAGCAACTTCTAGAAGTGAGGTGACAAATGCATTGTTGAAGAGATTAGGAAACAGTGTCATATCATTGTACGATTTTGTGTTGAATTATGAAAAAATCCAAGCTGGGTGGCGTGATAAAGAGAAGGTCGAGGATACACGGTGTCATCATACGAAAGCTCCGATGATGCTGAAAAATAATCCATTGTTGACATTTGCTGCTGATTTTTATACTCATACCGTGTACAAGCTATTTGAATTAGAATTAATCAATTCTTTGAATATGCGGTTCATTAAGATACATTCAGAGTTGAGTGATATCTCTTTGGAGTTTAAAGTAACATCTCATGACGAGAATTCAAGGGTTAGGCATGTGATTTTCAACAAGGAGACTCTTGAGGTAAACTGCAGTTGTAAGAAATTTGAGTCAGTGGGAATATTGTGCAAACACATTTTGTTGATCTTCAATTTTATGAATCTGAATTTTCTTCCCAAACCTTACTTGAAAGAGCGCTGGATGAAAAAGTCTAGAAATAGAATTCCTGAAAATTTTGCCTTGTATGAAAGTGGAAATAAAAGCAGAAGTGTTCGTGAATCTGATATAGTTTTTGTGAATCAAATTATGAGATCGACTTATGCTCTTAGCATGAGATGTCAAGGTCATGAAATTTCAAGAAGTAAGTTGACAGAAATTTTGGATGGAGCGAGGGAacaaatagatgatttgttccAAAATCATAATTTGGAAGATCCAAAAGTTTGCAAAGAGGGGGTTCACGAAGACATTAACCTGTTGGATGACATGCTTGTGCGTAATCCTCCTCAAGTGAAGTCCAAAGgaataacaaataaaaatatccaACGTCATTGGGATGATAaaagcaagaaaaaaaaaaaagaaagggaaAAGCTGATCAATCAA ATGCAAAAAGAGCAAAAACCAAAGGACAAAGCTCACAACCCTCTCAATTCCTGA